Part of the Oceanidesulfovibrio indonesiensis genome is shown below.
AGGGCGGCCTTGAGTTCCGGATGCAGACTCACGCCATCTCTCCATGTCGCTTCATGAACCGTTCCATTCGGTCCATGGCGATCTCAAGGCGGTCCATGGGCACGGTGCAGGCGATGCGGACGAAATTGCCGCACGACGGCCCGAAAGTCTCACCCGGAATGACCACTACCTGCTCCTCGCGCAGCAGGGCTTCAGCGAATGTGCGACCATCCATGCCGGAGCCGGAGACGTCGGCGAACATATAGAATGATCCTTGGGGCCTGTTGACCCGCAGTCCGGGCATGGCGGCCAGGCGGTCGTGAACGTAGTGCGACCGGCGCGAGAATTCGTCCACCATGGCGGCGAACGGTTCCTTGGGTCCTCGCAGGGCTGCCAGACCGGCGCGTTGCCCAGGCGTGCTGGCCGAGGCCGTGGAGTAGCTGACCACCTTGATGAGCTCGCGCATCAGCCAGTCAGGCCCGTAACAGTAGCCCACGCGCCAGCCGGTCATGGCGTAGGTCTTGGAGAACGAGTTCACCACGAGGCAACGCTCAGCCATGCCCGGGCGATCGAAGATGCTCGGGGCCGGGCCGTCGAAACTCATGGCGTCGTACACTTCGTCGGAGACCACGAAGAGATCGCGGCGCACGGCCATTTCGGCAACGGCGTCCAGCACCTCGGCGGGAAGCACCGCGCCTGTGGGATTGCACGGACTGTTCAGCAGGAGCATCCGCGTGTTCCCGGTGACTGCCGCTTCCAGTTTTTCCGGTCGGACGATGAAGCCGTCCTCGAAACGCGACCGCACGGTGGCGAGTCTGCCGCCGGCGAATCCAACGTGGGCGGCGTAGTCCGGGAAGTGCGGCTCCGGGGTGAGCACCTCGCCGCCGTCGCAGAGCAGTGTGCGCATGGCGGCCATAAGCGCGCCCATGGCGCCGTGGGTTATCTGGATGCGCTCCGGTCCCACGTCGCGGCCATTCGCGCGGAGACTCTCGGAAAGAGCCTGACGCAATTCCGGGTCGCCCTGGGAGTGGGCGTAGTGGGTCCAGCCGGCCAGTGCGTCGTCCATTGCCGCACGGATCACGTGTTCCGGCGTGTCCATGTCGGGTTCGCCTATGCCCAGGGTGACCACATCGTCATACTCCTGGGCCATGATCATCATGCGGCGTATGGCGCTGAATCCTATGGAAGAAACACACGAAGCGATGGAATGTCCCATGATGCTGCCCTATATGTAGCCGAACAGACGCGGCAGGAAGAGAATGAGGCCAGGGAAGTACGTGGCCAGCAAAAGAACACCGAACTCGATGAACAGGAATGGTATGACAGCGCGGGTCACCCGTTGCAGGCTGAGACCCGTGACCCCGCAGACAACGAACAGGCATACCCCGAGCGGCGGCGTGAGCAGACCCACCACGATATTCAGCACCATGATGAGGCCGAAGTGCAGAGGATCGATGCCCACCTGGGTGGTGATCGCCAGCAGAGTGGGGGCCAGGATGATGATGGCCGCGCCGCCCTCCAGGAACATGCCGATGAAGACGAGGAAGACGTTGATGAGCAGCAGGATGAGATACGGGTTCTCGGTGATGCTCAGGAGCATGTCGGCGATGCGTCCCGGTACCTGCTCCGCCGTGAGCACCCAGGCGAAGATGTTGGCCATGCCGATGATGAGCAGCAACACAGAGGTGGTGATTCCGCTGTTGATCAGCACGTTGACGAATTTTTTCAGATTGAGCTCGCGGTAGATGAACACGCCCAGGATTGCGGAGTAGAGCACGGCCACGGCCGCCGCTTCTGTGGGGGTGAACACGCCGCCCAGGATTCCGCCCAGAATGACCACGGGAGCCAGCAGCGCCGGCCCGGCAGAGAGCAGCTGGCGAATGACGCGCTGCCTGGTGATGGGCTCGGTTTCCTTGGGATAGTTGCGGCGTATGGCCACGATGTAGCTGTAGACGATCATGCTCAGGCCCAGGAGCAGGCCGGGCACGATGCCGGCAGCGAACAGACCGCCGATGGACAGCCCGGTGGTGACGCCCATGATGACCATGAAGATGGACGGCGGGATGATTGGTCCCATGGTGGAGGACGCCGCCGTGATCGCCGCG
Proteins encoded:
- a CDS encoding TRAP transporter large permease — translated: MISLVAAVFVITLFLGVPVALCLGLSALAGLVVMDTPLILLAQRFFQGMNSFPLMAVPFFVLAGELMNQGGTTQRLINFASMLVGRVPGGLAQTNVVASMFFGGISGSAVADAAAIGSIMVPGMVRKGYSPGFSAAITAASSTMGPIIPPSIFMVIMGVTTGLSIGGLFAAGIVPGLLLGLSMIVYSYIVAIRRNYPKETEPITRQRVIRQLLSAGPALLAPVVILGGILGGVFTPTEAAAVAVLYSAILGVFIYRELNLKKFVNVLINSGITTSVLLLIIGMANIFAWVLTAEQVPGRIADMLLSITENPYLILLLINVFLVFIGMFLEGGAAIIILAPTLLAITTQVGIDPLHFGLIMVLNIVVGLLTPPLGVCLFVVCGVTGLSLQRVTRAVIPFLFIEFGVLLLATYFPGLILFLPRLFGYI
- a CDS encoding pyridoxal phosphate-dependent aminotransferase, yielding MGHSIASCVSSIGFSAIRRMMIMAQEYDDVVTLGIGEPDMDTPEHVIRAAMDDALAGWTHYAHSQGDPELRQALSESLRANGRDVGPERIQITHGAMGALMAAMRTLLCDGGEVLTPEPHFPDYAAHVGFAGGRLATVRSRFEDGFIVRPEKLEAAVTGNTRMLLLNSPCNPTGAVLPAEVLDAVAEMAVRRDLFVVSDEVYDAMSFDGPAPSIFDRPGMAERCLVVNSFSKTYAMTGWRVGYCYGPDWLMRELIKVVSYSTASASTPGQRAGLAALRGPKEPFAAMVDEFSRRSHYVHDRLAAMPGLRVNRPQGSFYMFADVSGSGMDGRTFAEALLREEQVVVIPGETFGPSCGNFVRIACTVPMDRLEIAMDRMERFMKRHGEMA